From a single Lewinella sp. LCG006 genomic region:
- a CDS encoding RNA polymerase sigma factor, with amino-acid sequence MSFIIGSLATHNDQHDERVLVEGCVNNDRRSQELLYRKFFPTMYRMCQRYANTEEEAVEILNSGFLRVFTKLHTFNFAGSLEGWIRRLVFHSIADYYRKSDKKVRFLPVEDWDAPTSTSALHQLYFEDMVGLIDKLPKATREVFWLYAVEGYTHVEIGERLGISDGTSKWHLSNARQKLKILMNQASNHSSQYAG; translated from the coding sequence ATGTCATTTATCATCGGTTCATTGGCAACACACAACGACCAACATGATGAGCGGGTATTAGTAGAGGGCTGCGTCAACAACGATCGCCGTTCTCAAGAGCTGTTATACCGCAAGTTTTTTCCGACCATGTATCGGATGTGTCAGCGTTATGCCAATACGGAAGAAGAAGCTGTGGAAATCTTGAACTCAGGATTTTTGCGGGTCTTTACCAAATTGCACACCTTCAACTTCGCAGGATCATTGGAGGGGTGGATTCGTCGGTTGGTGTTTCATAGTATCGCTGATTACTACCGGAAAAGTGATAAAAAAGTACGCTTTTTACCCGTTGAAGATTGGGATGCGCCTACTTCTACCTCTGCATTGCATCAGTTGTATTTTGAAGATATGGTGGGCCTAATTGATAAATTGCCTAAAGCTACTCGAGAAGTGTTTTGGCTTTATGCAGTTGAGGGTTATACGCATGTAGAAATTGGAGAGCGACTTGGAATTAGCGATGGCACTTCCAAATGGCATTTGTCCAATGCTCGGCAAAAGTTGAAAATATTAATGAATCAAGCATCAAATCATAGTAGCCAGTATGCAGGATAA